A section of the Pogoniulus pusillus isolate bPogPus1 chromosome 3, bPogPus1.pri, whole genome shotgun sequence genome encodes:
- the POLR1D gene encoding protein POLR1D isoform X2: MGAMGWLKCPLAGTNKRFLLNTIKNTLPSQKEQDQEREQKDDSKEPEPNKSRKEEKQKKLRIHPYTPSFQSRRRVSYSPPRHRSRSHHTKDKHEKRSSKR; this comes from the exons ATGGGAGCTATGGGTTG GTTGAAATGTCCTCTTGCTGGTACAAATAAAAGATTTCTTCTTAATACCATCAAAAACACGTTACCATCTCAAAAAGAACAAGACCAAGAACGTGAACAAAAAGACGACAGTAAGGAGCCTGAGCCAAACAAaagcaggaaagaagaaaagcaaaagaaactcAGAATTCACCCATATACTCCCAGCTTTCAATCCAGAAGGAGAGTCAGCTACTCTCCTCCGAGGCACCGAAGCAGGAGCCACCACACAAAGGATAAGCATGAAAAGCGATCAAGCAAACGATGA
- the POLR1D gene encoding protein POLR1D isoform X1, with protein sequence MEEDPELERKAVEELLKEAKRGRTRAETMGAMGWLKCPLAGTNKRFLLNTIKNTLPSQKEQDQEREQKDDSKEPEPNKSRKEEKQKKLRIHPYTPSFQSRRRVSYSPPRHRSRSHHTKDKHEKRSSKR encoded by the exons ATGGAGGAGGACCCGGAGCTGGAGAG GAAGGCTGTGGAAGAGTTACTTAAAGAGGCAAAACGTGGGAGAACCAGAGCTGAAACAATGGGAGCTATGGGTTG GTTGAAATGTCCTCTTGCTGGTACAAATAAAAGATTTCTTCTTAATACCATCAAAAACACGTTACCATCTCAAAAAGAACAAGACCAAGAACGTGAACAAAAAGACGACAGTAAGGAGCCTGAGCCAAACAAaagcaggaaagaagaaaagcaaaagaaactcAGAATTCACCCATATACTCCCAGCTTTCAATCCAGAAGGAGAGTCAGCTACTCTCCTCCGAGGCACCGAAGCAGGAGCCACCACACAAAGGATAAGCATGAAAAGCGATCAAGCAAACGATGA